The genome window ATCGTCCGGCGTGGCCTGCGCGACGTCCTCGATGCACACGAATCCGCGCGCGCGCAGGCTGTCGCACGTGCGCGGGGAGACGTTGGGAAGCAGGTCGAGCGGGAGCATTTTGGGTAAGGAGTCAGGAATCAGGTGTCAGTGTTCAGTATAGCAGGGGCGAGTGTCTGGTTGTCATGGCAGGATGCATAAAGCGCAGTCGGGACTGTGTGGTAGAGCCAAGGCGTACGGTGGCCGACGTATCTTGCGATTACAGGCTTAGACACCCAAGCGCCGACCAGAATCCCTTCTACTTGGAGACGGGATGAGGGCGACGGGCGTCACGCCTCGTACAACGACGCGTACAGCGCCTTCTGACGCTCCAGCAGTCTCACGTATGCGTCGGAGGAGTCGGCACGCGGACGCACAATGGCCTTGACTGACGGCGCGTCGACCGGCTCGCCGTTTTGCGTCAGGCCGCACAGCAGCGCGACGCCGCGCCCGGTCGGCTCGGCCTGATCGACCAGATACAGCGGCGCATCGAGCGCGTCGGCGGTGATCTGCGCCCATGCCGGCGACTGATTCAGCGCACCGCCGCCCGCCAACACAAACTCGCCCGGGCGTCCCATCAAGTCGTAGATCATGCGCAGCCGCAGCGCGACGCTCTCGAGCAGGGCATGTACGATGTCGAGGGGCGCGGTGTCGAGGCGCAGGCCGTGGAGCGTGCCGGTCGCGGCGGCGCGATAGCCGGGGCTGCGCTCGCCTGCGAACAGCGGCAGGACAGTCAGACCGTGCGATCCGGGCGTGCGCGCAAGGAGGGTATCGTCGAGTTCGGAGTCATCCAGCTTGAGCGCCGATTTGGCCCATGCGAACACGCTGCCGCCCTCGCTGGTCGCGCCACCGATCAGATGCCGTTTGGCGTCGACGCGATACGCCCACAAGCCAACCGGCACGCGCCCCGGCTCAGGCGTGACGACACGCAGCGCCGCCGTCGTGCCGACCGTTAGCACCGGATGTTCCGGCACCGATCCGCCCGACCCGATGTTGGCCGCTGCCCCGTCGCCGACGGCGAGGTAGAACGGAACGCTGTTGAGAAACGGCCAGCGCGCGCCATACGCATCCGATAGACCGCAGTACACCTCGTCGTAATCGGCCAACCGCGGCAGCGCGGATGGTTCGAGGCCGAGGGTGTTAAGCCATGTCGCGTCCCACGTAAGCGTCTCACGGTTGAGCAGCCCCGACCACGACGCCACCGAATAGCTGCACGGCACGTCGCGCCCGAACCACACGCGGTAGCAGTAGGTGGCGAAGTCCGTCCATTGGGCGGCACGGGCGTACGCTGCCGGATCCGTGCGGCGCATCCACGTCAGTTTGGCGGGATGATAGGCCGGATGAATGCGGCATCCGGTGCGCGTGTGCGCCGCGTGCAGCGAGACGGACTGCGCCAGCGCATCGGCATCGGGTGCGCTGCGCATGTCGGCGTAGGTGAGGATCGGCGTGACCGGCGTGCCGTCCGCGTCGACGCCCAACACGTTGCCGACGAACGTCGCCATGCCGACCGCCGAGACATCCGCCGCGGCGGGATGCGTCAAGATCTGATCGATACACTGTTCGGCCAGTTTGCGCAGGTGCTCGGCATCGACGGTGCCGCTGCGTGAGAAGTGGACAGGCCGGCGTGCGGACGCGTCCGCGATCGGCTCGGCGGCGCTGTCGAACAGCAGCGCGCGAACCGACGAACTTCCGACGTCGAGGACCAGCGTGCTCACGACGGCCTCACGCGGTACAGCATTTCGCCGGCCTTCGGGACGTACAGCACACCTTCCGATTCGCGCCCCTCCCACGCGGCTGGATCGATCAGCGCCGGATCGCAGTAGCCGAGCGCGAGTGTCTGGCAATCGGCCGCGGGAATGGCAGTCGACAGCGTGACGCGGATGCGCGCGTGCTCGACGCCGTTGTCGTAGGTGCCGCTTCCGCGCAGATGGGTGCCGTGCGCCAGCACGCCCAAGGGCAGGTGCTTGAAGCGATCCCACTGCTTGAGATAGTAATCGCGCACGTGATAGCCGGCCTCGAAGATGTATTTGCCGTGGACGTGGCTGACGGTGTCCAGTTCCGGCGCATAGACGATGACCTCGCCGCCGTCGGCAATCGCCGGTTCGAGCTTGTACATCGCCTTGGCCGCTGTCCACAGCTCGTCGTACATCGTTGGCGCGCGCGACAGCACCGACCGGAACGGGGTATCGACCCATCTGATGTGGCGCTCGGACGACAGATCGGCGGCGGCTGACCACGCGCTCACGTGATCGCCGACGAACAGGCCTGCCAGCCCGTCGCCGACCACCACCATGCTCACCAGCGTGACCGGTGTTGGGACGCACTCGGCGGCGGCGTGGATCATGTCGCGCACGGGCGTGTCCTTGACGCCGATGGTGTTCAGGATGGTCGCCAGCGCGCCCAGCCAATGCGTCGTGTTGATCATCTCCGCGCCGGAAATGCCGGGGAACAGGTACTTGGCGCCGCCGCTAAACCCGACCACCTCATGCGGGAACGTCGGACCGACGATCAGGATGTGGTCATAGTCACGGATGCGCCGGTTGATGCGGATGGGTGTGTCGTCGCCCAGTGAGGGATGCCACAGGTCGCCGGCGATGTGCTGAATCTGCGCCTTGTCGAGCACGCCGATCTGTTCCAGCGCGTTCGGGTTGGCCCAGTCGTGGTTGAGCAGGCCGACGTGCTGGAACGTGGTCCGCCGTTCCTCGGCCGTGATGCCGACCAGCTTGTGCAGCGCGGCGTCGTTCAGCGGTGGATGCGTGCCGAGCGCCACCATGAAGTCGAGCTGGCGCGCGTCGCGTAGTTCGTCCACGAGCAGGCGGAACAGCACTGGCAGCGGCAGGCTGCGCGTGTGATCGGGGATCAGCACGAGCACGCGCGCGTTGGCGAAGCGCCCGCCGAGCCCGGCATGCAGCGTCTCGCGGATGAGCTCGGGGGACAACAGTGCGCCCTCAGGCGCGGTGGCTTGGGCGTCAATCGGCATGAGCGACGACTCCGTCGGTACTGGCTGGAATGCGAGAGATTGTACCGGATGAGCGCAGGGCGGGGCAGTCCGGCGACACCATTGTCTGCGCCGGAGGCGACATCGACCGTGCGCCGATGGCTCAGGTGAGCTATAGTCGCTCATCCTCCGACAATGGCGAGAGACTGCGCGATGCAAACCACGATCAATGGCACTTCGGTGTACTACGAGGAACGTGGCAGCGGGCTTCCCGTCGTAATACTGCATGGATTCAGCCTCGATCACGAGAGCATGCTGAACGTCTTCGAACCCCTGTTCGCTGGGCATGACGGCTATCGCCGGCTGTACCTCGACATGCCGGGCCACGGACGGACTGCCGGTACGGATGCGCTTTGCTCGTCCCAGGCCATCGCACAGACGATACTCGCGTTTCTGGATGTGCTCGCACCCGATCAACCGATTGCGCTGGTCGGCTTCTCCTATGGCGGACACATCGCGCGTCTGATTCTCAAGGCCTGCCTGGAGCGTATTGTGGGCCTGTGTTTGATTGCACTCCCGGTGGAGTCCGGGCCGGGCATTCGCGACCTTCCCGAGCCGCGAGTCATCGTCCGTGATCCGGCCGCGATCGCGGACCTTCCGGAGGAGGTCGCGTCCTCCATCCTACCAACCCTTTGCGTTCAGACTCGGCCCGTGCTCGATCGGATCCGCGCCGAATTGGTCGACACATTCGGCCGTGGGGACCCCGCTTTTCAACAGCGTCTGCGCGAATCGCCGACCTACGCGTATGCCCCCGAGTCCGTCCGGCTGCCCGCGCCATACGACCGGCCGACCCTGATTCTGACCGGCAGGCATGACGTAAGCACCGGCTTTGCGGGCGCGTTCGATCTGGCGCGCAAGTTCCCGCGCGCGACCTACGCTGCGCTAGACGGAGCGGGTCACGGACTTTTCTTTGAACAGGCGGCGCTGTTCCGTGCTCTTGTGCTAGATTGGCTCGATCGAGTCGCGCTAGCTCGTGCTGACATCGCTTGACGTGCGGCGCACTCCGTCCTACGCTGAGAAGTAACGCCAATCAACGCCAGTCAAGAAGGCACGGCTATGAACACCGCCGTCGATACCTACATTAACGATGCCGTCCGCCCGGAGCTGCGGCCCGTTGTCGCGGCACTGCGTGCCCTGATGGCCGATGCCGTGCCGGACGCGATCGAAGACTTCGCGTACAACATGCCGGTGTGGCGCTTCAAGAAAATCTTCGCCTACTTGAACGCCAACCAGACCGACATCACGTTTTCATTTGTCCACGGCGCAGCGTTCGACGACCCGTATCGCGAACTCAAAGGCAAAGGGAAGTGGGCGCGATTCATCAAGATCAAGCGTGTCGAGGACATGGACGAGGCAATCCTGCGCTTCTACATCGCGCAAGCCGTCGAGCGTGCCGAGCGCTAGGGACAAGGGGAGCAGATCCGATGAGCAGCGAAGTCGATGCGTTCGTACAGGAAAAGGTGCTGCCGCAGTTTCATGGCGTCGTCGCGGCGATCCGCGCCCTGATGACCGACGCCGCGCCCGATGCTACCGAGTACATCACCTACGGCATACCGGCCTGGCGCATGACGCGCATCATCGCGGTGCTCAGCCCGACCAAGAAGGACATCACGCTGGCGTTCTCGAACGGTGCGGACTTTGAAGACACGTTTGGCCTGCTCAAAGGCGTCGGCAACCGGTCGAAGCACGTGAAGCTCAAGACCGCCGACGAGGTAATCGCCCACGATGCGGCGCTGCGGGATTACATCGCGCAGGCCATCGCCCACGACACGCGCTAGTTTTCTAGACAGGGGGCCGATTTGTGAAAGACGGGCACAAGGCCCGTCCTTCACTCTGTCGGCAAAATCTGGCGCTAGTTGCAGATCAGATCGCCGCGCCACGGTGTATCGCGTGGCAGGCACATGTCCGGCTCGGTCGGCACCATGTCACGCTGGAAGAACTGCGTATTGGCGCAGGCGAAGCAGGTCGACGCCGGAAGGATGCCTTCGGCGCTGGCGTCCTCGTCGCTCGGCGCGTCCAGCGGGTAGATGTCGTTGTAGTCGGTGTCCACCAGACGCACCGCCTGCCGCGCCACGTCGATCGGTGCCGCGTCGAGAGGGAGCGCGCCGGCCTCGTAGATGTCCGGGTCGCCGCGGGCGTCGGACGTGAACACGACGTCGGCGCTGCCGCAGTACCACGTCGGCGCATAGTCGGCGATGTCGTTCTCGGTGAGCAGCCTCGTCTTCTTCGACTCGAGGCCGTAGACGTACACGTCCAGATCGCCGTCAAGGTCGCTCTGGTAGGCGATCAGCTTGCTGTCCGGCGACCACGCGAGGTTATCCGCGTTGCCGGCCGGGTCGGAGATCATGGTCACGTGCGAACCGTCGGCATGCATGACGTAGCCGACGCTCTTTTCGTTCGTCATGGCGTGGAAGGCGATGCGCGTGCCGTCCGGCGAATAGTGCGGGTCGACCGCCTGCGTCATCCCGCGCGTCAGCGGCGTGACCGCAAGCGTCGCGACGTCCAGCGCGTACAGCTCGAACTGGCCGGTGCGGTCGCTCTGGAAGACCAGCGTTGAGCCGTCCTCGGACCAGCTCGCGTTCAGATCGCTGGCCGGATCGTCCGTCATCTGCCGTTCGATGCCGCTCGCCAGATCAACCACGTAGATGTCCCAGTTGCCGTCACGGGTCGACTCGAAGGCGAGCTGATCGTTCGGGCCCCACACCGGGTCGATGTCGTGAGCGACGGTGTTGAACGTGACGCGCTGCGTCAGTTCGGGGTCGCCGTCCGCGCTGGCGATGTAGATCTCCCAGTTGCCGTCGCGATTGCTCGCATAGGCGATCCACCGCCCGTTGTCGGAGCGCGACGGCTCGATGTCGACGGCGTCGTGCTGCGTCAGGTTCGGGTTGGCGTTCGGTTTGTCGGGGATATCGCCGAGGCGGAAGATTTCCCAGTCGCCGGTGCGGTCGGTGTGATAGACGAGCCACTCGACGCACGCCGGCCCGAAGACGACCTCGGTCGGGGTCGGCGTGTAGGTCGGCGGTCGACGCGTCGGCGTATTGGTGAACGTCGGCGTCTCCGACGGGATCCACGGCGTCAGCGACGCGGTATGGGTCGCCGTCGGCGTCTTAGTCGGCCTGCGTTCACGGGTCGACGTGTAGGTTGCCGTCGGCGTGTCCGTAAACGTCGCCGTATGCGTTGGTGTGTCCGTGTACGTCGCGGTGAAGGTCGGCGTGTTTGTGGGCGTGTCGGTCGGCGTACTGGTGAACGTGGCGGTGTGGGTCGGCGTGTCAGTTGGCGTGCTGGTGAACGTCGGTGTCGGTGTCCACGTCAACGTGGGCGTGGGGGTGGGTGTCTTGCGACAGGTCGGAGTCGGACTCGGGTCGCAGTCCGGACCGAACTCGTAGGCGGAGACGACCTGTCCGGCCAATACGCGGTGCATTGCGCCGATGGCGCTCAACGCTCCGCCCGCGCCGCAGGCCGGATACGCCTGCGGTACGTCGATCAAGTTCGAATTGAGAGATGCAGCTGGCTTGGATGCAGGGTTCGCCACTGAACTGCTGTTGACAACCAGCAACAGCACGGCAGCGATGAGGACGATGCGTGCCAGTGCGTGGAGAGTGCGTGACGTAAGCATGGCGACGCGACCTTATTTGTTAACGAAAGTCCTTACTTTCATTGTAAGGCCGTTCGTCGCCTATGCTCCGCTCGCGGACACCGCAGCATCGCTGCGTATGTCCAATTCTTCGCGTGGGACGTGCCGGACCCCCAATCATTGAGGGGGCGAAGGGCGGTTGCTGTTTACTCGCTCCGCTTCCAGCACGACAGCAGGTGATCGTTCACCATGCCGTGCGACTGCATCATGGCGTAGACGATGGTCGGGCCGACGAACGTGAAGCCGCGCTTTTTGAGGTCTTTGCTGAGCGCCTCGGCCTCGGGCGTCACGGCCGGGATCTGCGACATCTCGGTGAAGCGATGGTCGATCGGCGTGCCGTTCACGAATCGCCACACGTAGGCGTCGAAGCTGCCGAATTCCTCCTGCACATTCAGGAAGGCGCGGGCGTTCTTGATCGCCCCTGTGATCTTGAGCCGGTTGCGGATGATGCCGGGGTTCTGCAGCAGAGACTCGACCTTGGCGTCGTCATAGGCCGCGACCTTGTGCACGTCGAAGTTGTCGAACGCGGCGCGGTAATTCTCGCGCTTGCGCAGTACGGTGATCCAACTGAGGCCGGCCTGCGCGCCTTCGAGGCAAATCTTCTCGAACCACGCGCGATCGTCATGACAGGGCTGGCCCCACTCCGTATCGTGGTACGCCTCATACAGCGGATCGCCCACACACCACGGGCAGCGGATCTTCGAGTCGGTCATGGCGGATGCCTCCGGTTGGCGACAGTCGTACGCTGATTATACCGCACAAGTGTTCTAATTGCGTCAATGTCGATGCCGGGTTGGCGTGCGAATCGACAACGCTTTTGGGTACAGATATACTCTCGCCACCAACCCCACGAATAGGCACGTTTTCACTGGCGAGCACGTTTCAAAACAGGGCAGGGTGATGCCATGACGGATGTCCGCTACTCCCGCAAGCTCGGTATTGTGTGTTGTGCACTGCTATGCGTCGCCTTGGTGTTTGCCGGGACGCCGGCCTCGGCCCAGAACACGGATGCGGAGACGCTCGCCCGGATCGACGCCCACGTCGAGCGCGTGATGGCGATGCTCGACATTCGCGGGGTGGCGGTGGGCATCGTGCAGGGCGACACCGTCGTGCATCTGAAAGGGTACGGTCGCGCCGACGAAGACGGCCGCGCGATGACGCCGCAAACCCCGGTTGTGCTCGCGTCGATCAGCAAGTCGTTCACGGGGCTGGCGATCCAGCAGCTCGTCGAGGCCGGTCAGCTCGAAATCGGGACGCCGGTCGCCGATATTTTGGACTGGTTCCCGTATCCCGATATTCGCGTGTCGCACCTGCTCTATCAGACGGGGGGCTTCACGACCATCAGCGGGACGTCGTATCTGGCCGGCGGCCGCCGCGACGATGGCGCGCTGGAAGACACCAT of Candidatus Flexicrinis affinis contains these proteins:
- a CDS encoding gluconokinase, with translation MSTLVLDVGSSSVRALLFDSAAEPIADASARRPVHFSRSGTVDAEHLRKLAEQCIDQILTHPAAADVSAVGMATFVGNVLGVDADGTPVTPILTYADMRSAPDADALAQSVSLHAAHTRTGCRIHPAYHPAKLTWMRRTDPAAYARAAQWTDFATYCYRVWFGRDVPCSYSVASWSGLLNRETLTWDATWLNTLGLEPSALPRLADYDEVYCGLSDAYGARWPFLNSVPFYLAVGDGAAANIGSGGSVPEHPVLTVGTTAALRVVTPEPGRVPVGLWAYRVDAKRHLIGGATSEGGSVFAWAKSALKLDDSELDDTLLARTPGSHGLTVLPLFAGERSPGYRAAATGTLHGLRLDTAPLDIVHALLESVALRLRMIYDLMGRPGEFVLAGGGALNQSPAWAQITADALDAPLYLVDQAEPTGRGVALLCGLTQNGEPVDAPSVKAIVRPRADSSDAYVRLLERQKALYASLYEA
- a CDS encoding DUF2088 domain-containing protein, yielding MPIDAQATAPEGALLSPELIRETLHAGLGGRFANARVLVLIPDHTRSLPLPVLFRLLVDELRDARQLDFMVALGTHPPLNDAALHKLVGITAEERRTTFQHVGLLNHDWANPNALEQIGVLDKAQIQHIAGDLWHPSLGDDTPIRINRRIRDYDHILIVGPTFPHEVVGFSGGAKYLFPGISGAEMINTTHWLGALATILNTIGVKDTPVRDMIHAAAECVPTPVTLVSMVVVGDGLAGLFVGDHVSAWSAAADLSSERHIRWVDTPFRSVLSRAPTMYDELWTAAKAMYKLEPAIADGGEVIVYAPELDTVSHVHGKYIFEAGYHVRDYYLKQWDRFKHLPLGVLAHGTHLRGSGTYDNGVEHARIRVTLSTAIPAADCQTLALGYCDPALIDPAAWEGRESEGVLYVPKAGEMLYRVRPS
- a CDS encoding alpha/beta hydrolase translates to MQTTINGTSVYYEERGSGLPVVILHGFSLDHESMLNVFEPLFAGHDGYRRLYLDMPGHGRTAGTDALCSSQAIAQTILAFLDVLAPDQPIALVGFSYGGHIARLILKACLERIVGLCLIALPVESGPGIRDLPEPRVIVRDPAAIADLPEEVASSILPTLCVQTRPVLDRIRAELVDTFGRGDPAFQQRLRESPTYAYAPESVRLPAPYDRPTLILTGRHDVSTGFAGAFDLARKFPRATYAALDGAGHGLFFEQAALFRALVLDWLDRVALARADIA
- a CDS encoding DUF1801 domain-containing protein produces the protein MNTAVDTYINDAVRPELRPVVAALRALMADAVPDAIEDFAYNMPVWRFKKIFAYLNANQTDITFSFVHGAAFDDPYRELKGKGKWARFIKIKRVEDMDEAILRFYIAQAVERAER
- a CDS encoding DUF1801 domain-containing protein, coding for MSSEVDAFVQEKVLPQFHGVVAAIRALMTDAAPDATEYITYGIPAWRMTRIIAVLSPTKKDITLAFSNGADFEDTFGLLKGVGNRSKHVKLKTADEVIAHDAALRDYIAQAIAHDTR
- a CDS encoding PD40 domain-containing protein is translated as MLTSRTLHALARIVLIAAVLLLVVNSSSVANPASKPAASLNSNLIDVPQAYPACGAGGALSAIGAMHRVLAGQVVSAYEFGPDCDPSPTPTCRKTPTPTPTLTWTPTPTFTSTPTDTPTHTATFTSTPTDTPTNTPTFTATYTDTPTHTATFTDTPTATYTSTRERRPTKTPTATHTASLTPWIPSETPTFTNTPTRRPPTYTPTPTEVVFGPACVEWLVYHTDRTGDWEIFRLGDIPDKPNANPNLTQHDAVDIEPSRSDNGRWIAYASNRDGNWEIYIASADGDPELTQRVTFNTVAHDIDPVWGPNDQLAFESTRDGNWDIYVVDLASGIERQMTDDPASDLNASWSEDGSTLVFQSDRTGQFELYALDVATLAVTPLTRGMTQAVDPHYSPDGTRIAFHAMTNEKSVGYVMHADGSHVTMISDPAGNADNLAWSPDSKLIAYQSDLDGDLDVYVYGLESKKTRLLTENDIADYAPTWYCGSADVVFTSDARGDPDIYEAGALPLDAAPIDVARQAVRLVDTDYNDIYPLDAPSDEDASAEGILPASTCFACANTQFFQRDMVPTEPDMCLPRDTPWRGDLICN
- a CDS encoding DNA-3-methyladenine glycosylase I, with the protein product MTDSKIRCPWCVGDPLYEAYHDTEWGQPCHDDRAWFEKICLEGAQAGLSWITVLRKRENYRAAFDNFDVHKVAAYDDAKVESLLQNPGIIRNRLKITGAIKNARAFLNVQEEFGSFDAYVWRFVNGTPIDHRFTEMSQIPAVTPEAEALSKDLKKRGFTFVGPTIVYAMMQSHGMVNDHLLSCWKRSE